The Candidatus Woesearchaeota archaeon genomic interval GTTCGGGATCCAATCTTATGTATATCTGGTTCTTTGTGTTCAGTCTCATCGATCATTTCACCAACGATTTCCTGAATAATATCTTTATTCGTAATGATCCCTACAATATTGCCCTGATCATTGTTCACAAAAGCTATGTTTCTCTTACGTTTTTGAAATTGTTTCAGAAGCTGGTCAAGTTTTTCTGTTTCAGCAACAACATAAGGCTTTCTCATGATTCTTGTCACCGGCAGATTATGATCTTTTTCCGTGAGTACATCTTTCACAAAGACAATTCCTTTTATGGTGTCTATCTCTTGGCTATACACGGGAAATTGTGCATGCCCGGTTTCAGTAAACAGCTTAACCACTTGCAGAAGCCGCTCATTCTCGTCCACGGCAATAATTTCACTTTTAGGGATCATCACCTCTTTGACACTAATGTCATCCAAGGCAAAGATACGATGGATCATTTCCGCCTCTTTAATAGTACCTTCTTTACCTCCTTCTTTGATGATTGTTTTTAACTCTTCTTCAGTAATAAATGGTTTTTTTCCTTCAGTAGCTACTAGTTTCTCAATAACTTCCCATAACGTAATGACGGGCGTAAAAAGGATACTGAGATGCCAAATAATCGGAGCTACTCGTAAGGCAATGGACTCATTATAACGATGGGCTAATGTTTTCGGGGTGATATCTCCAAAAACAAGAATCAAAATAGTCATGATACCCGCAACAAGACCTACCTCAATGTGACCTAAGAGATCATAAGCTAAGGATGTTGCCAATGCTGATGCGGTAATGGCAGTTATATTATTACCAATAAGAATGGTGATAAACATGCGATGCGGAAACTCTTTTAATTTCCTCACATAGAGGATGCCCTGCTTCTTGTTCTCATAAAGAAATCTCACCCGAAATTTACTTAAGGAGATAAGTGCAGTCTCGGATGCCGAGAAGAATGCAGACAAGGCAACAAGCAGAAGGATCATGAAAGCCTTGCTTACGAAAGATTCCATTTTAAAATTCTACCATAAACAGAGGGGGAACAAGTATTTAAAGGTATGCCCTTTTCTTGAGAGTATGGGCGTTGTGCACCGAAATAGACCACAAAATAAGACGTATAAACTCATCTGTTTTGATCTTGATGGTACTATTGTTGATAAAACAACCTATATCTGGCAGACGCTCCATGACTGTTTTCAAACTGACCATCATCGAAGGAAAGATGCCATGGATCGCTTTTATGCAAAAAAAATTACGTACGATGCATGGGCTCAGCATGATTTAGAGTTGTTTAAAGAGCGTAACGTGACTCGCCAGGAGATGATTAAAGCATTTGCCCCTCTTCGTCTTATGCAGGGGGCAAGGGAAACCTTAGCCTACCTCAAACAACAAGGTTTTAAGCTTGCGGTTATTTCAGGAAGCTTACAGATTGTGCTGGAACATTTACTTCCCGACTATGAGGAAATCTTTGATGTCGTCCTCATTAATCATGTTTATTTTGATGCTACGGGAAAGATTGACCGTATTGTTACCACACCCTTTGATATGGAACATAAAGCAACTGGCCTGAAAATGATTGCAGAAAAAGAGCATATCCCTCTTACCCAAACGATCTTTGTCGGGGATAACTACAATGATCTCCATATTGCCCAGTTAGCAGGAAGAAGCATTGCGTTTAATTGTCAATCTGAGGAGCTAAAGCGTATTGCTGAGGTGATTATCGAAGAAAAAGATCTTCGGAAGATAGTATCGTTTGTCTACTGAGTTATTACCAACGTAACGTTTCGAATTGGAATCATTGAAATCGAAACTATAATAAACTTCTTACTTTCACTCTGCCAAATGCACATCAACTTTGTGACGAGTAATGACCATAAAGTACAAGAAGCAAAGCGTATTCTTGAGCCGGAAATTCACTTAACCCATATCAAGGTAGAATATCCAGAGCTTCGATCTGATGATCCCTGTGAAATTGTTGTTCTTGCAGCAAAGCAGCTTGCTGAAACACTACACATTCCGGTTGTTGTTGAGGATTCTGGGTTTTTTATACATGCCTTCAATGGTTTTCCAGGTACATGTACCAAGTATGTTTTTCAGCGCATTGGCAATGAAGGCATCTTGAAACTCATGGAATTTAGGGATGGCGATGAGCGTCTTTGTTCTTATCAATCGGCCATTGGCTATTGTATTCCGGGAGGAAAACCTGTTTCCTTTTTAGGTATTGAAGAAGGAAAAGTCGCTTTAGAAATTCGTGGAAAAAAAGGATGGGGACAAGATCCTATTTTTATTCCCAAAGGAAAAACCGAAACCTATGGAGAATTACGGAAAGAAAACGATGTTAATCTCTTCAGAAAGCGATCCTTTGAACAGCTTCGTGATCATTTAATGAAGGTAGAGAATTGAAAAGATAACGAATAAAAACGACGATAAGGAACATAACCAAAATTATTTTAGTATTTCAAAAAGAGGGATTCATGGAAATAGCAGTTCTAGCCAGTGGTAGTAGCGGAAACTGTACCTATGTCTCAACAGGGAAAACAAGCGTACTTTTTGATGCAGGGATCTCTGCACGTCAGGTTAAGCAGCGGCTTTCTCTCCTAGGAAAGTCCCTCGCCTCAATTGATGCCATTGTTGTTTCTCATGAACACATCGATCATGTACGCGGCCTTCCTGTACTCTCTCGTTCGGGTGCATCTGTTTTTGTCAGAAAAAAAACACATCGTGCATTACCTTGTTCCTTAGGGGTTATTGATCACTGCAGCTTTTTTCATAAAGATCAATTTTCGATTGGTGATCTTCAGATAACGCCTTTAGAAATTCTCCACGATGCTTCTGATCCTTGTTGCTTTATGGTCCAGCAGCAGGATAAGATTCTTGGGATCATTACCGATTTAGGAAATGCCGATGGGCAGATTAAGGATCTGATTGCCAAGGCTCATGGACTAGTTTTAGAAGCAAACCATGATGAGGAAATGCTCCTCACTGGTCCTTACCCTTATCATCTGAAACAACGGATTTTAGGTGAGTATGGACATCTCTCGAATGCAACATCGGCTAATCTTGTGCTCCAACACGCAACACCAACCTTGAGGCACATTTTCTTGGCACATTTAAGTCTTGTCAATAACACTCCAGAACTGGTTCTCACAACCTTTCAATCTGCTTTGGCAAAGCGAAACGATCTCAAGATAATGCTTACCATGACGCATAGAGAAAAACCAACCACACTTCTGGAACTCTAAATCGCGGATTCTCTTGAACTCTTAATCCAAAAAACTTATTTTGGTGGTTTTGGGCAGTAGGAGAGCTCTGCTTTATTGTCACAATAAAAGGTTCCATCTTTATCACAGCACATATCCTTGGTAATGCTACTTTTGGGAAAGTTTTTTTAAGAGCTAGCATTGGTAACTTTACGCTCGAGGAGGTGGAGGAGGTGCGTCGTCATACAATCTCTTGAGTTCTGTGATCGCTGATACTTCGTTTTTCTGTAGGTCTAGTTTGTTAGGCTGTTGCAAAGGAATCGCTGGTGATAAGACATTCTTTTGGTTACTATACTCGTTATTTTCCCTCGGGTTTGTGTTCATCACAAGAGGTGGCTTCCCCTCATTAACTCCCTTTATTTCTTTCTGTCTTGTCTCATTATACTTTCTGACAGCATACTTTATGCCAATCCCTCCTATCCCCAACAGGATTATGATTACTACAATGATACTCCAGAGTGCACCTCCTCTTTCGAGATCCTCAATCTGTGTAATGTTTCCATCTAAGCTCTGATTAATTGTTATTTCTCCTAAATCCACTGACTGATTCACCCCTGCTTGTCCTGGCTGGCACACAGGGCACGAACCCCCGCAGTCAATGCCTTCTTCATCACCATTTTGGATGCCATCTGTACACGTTGAATCCGGGCAGGTTTTTTCCACAGGCGGTTTTTGTTCTGTTGTGTTGCAGTTGTTCACGTCCCCACAGGTTCTCGTGCCGCAATCCTGTTCGTTATTTGACCAAGTTGTGCAGCTCCATGATTCTGTACAGTTGGCTTGTTTTAGAGGGGCGCCTCCACCACCACCTCCTCCACCACCGCCACCACCACCACCTTCATTATTGTTTCCACAGGATTCTACCTCTCTTTGATCAAGGTAGCAGTTACTGAGATCGAATTTTTTTCTTGTTTTTTGCCCGTCTACACAATCAGACCATTCACCCCAAGCTGTCCAATTGGCCGTACAGTTAATCTGTTCTCGTATACCTGAGTGCAGGAGACCGGTGACTTTGTAATAACCCCCCTCTACACTGCAGCTGTAGCTATGCTGCGCGGTGCCATCACAGATCACAAAGTACTCATTTGGAAGCTCACAAGCCCTGCTGATCTGACTAACATCATTAACCGGCTCGTCATGAACACAAATCCTATTCAAGCTGGTGTTTATTTGTCTAAGGGTCATGTTTTTCGTGATTCCTGACGGAAGTTCAATTCCTGAGAGGAGAATATACCCATTGGTGTCCTCAGTTCCCTCTCTGAAAAGTGAAACGTTCTGCAGTTCTAATTTTTTTTCGGTGGTGTAGTTCCACATAAAAGCAGTGTACCTAGTAGTATTGTCATAGAACTCTGTTAAAAAGTTTCCACTAACGTTTTTAGTGAGATTGTCTGATCCATTTACATAAATAACCAAATCTTCAAAATTAGTATGAACAAAGCCTGCATCACCGGTCAATGGGTCATTTGTGTCATTAATACCGTCATTATCATCATCGAGATCTCCCCGGTCAGGGATGGTGTCACCATCAGCGTCATCATCAATTTCGTTGATAATGACCGTCCATGTTTGGCTGACTGTATGGCTATCATCGCCATCGTCAACTGTTACGTTGAGGACATGATCCCCTGCACTTGACCAATTCGTTATGAGTGTGTACTGGGAAGTAATGGTGGCCTGATGTGATGATGACTGTAGTAAATTATCATCCAGATACCAGGTAACAAAGACTTCCTCGCCTTCATAATCTT includes:
- a CDS encoding HlyC/CorC family transporter, with translation MILLLVALSAFFSASETALISLSKFRVRFLYENKKQGILYVRKLKEFPHRMFITILIGNNITAITASALATSLAYDLLGHIEVGLVAGIMTILILVFGDITPKTLAHRYNESIALRVAPIIWHLSILFTPVITLWEVIEKLVATEGKKPFITEEELKTIIKEGGKEGTIKEAEMIHRIFALDDISVKEVMIPKSEIIAVDENERLLQVVKLFTETGHAQFPVYSQEIDTIKGIVFVKDVLTEKDHNLPVTRIMRKPYVVAETEKLDQLLKQFQKRKRNIAFVNNDQGNIVGIITNKDIIQEIVGEMIDETEHKEPDIHKIGSRTWRILGKAEIQTINQALSLALQGEEHTTFGAYVQAKLGRIPKTGEDIDIDGLSVKILSVDDLHITRIVVRKKSV
- a CDS encoding HAD family phosphatase; translated protein: MGVVHRNRPQNKTYKLICFDLDGTIVDKTTYIWQTLHDCFQTDHHRRKDAMDRFYAKKITYDAWAQHDLELFKERNVTRQEMIKAFAPLRLMQGARETLAYLKQQGFKLAVISGSLQIVLEHLLPDYEEIFDVVLINHVYFDATGKIDRIVTTPFDMEHKATGLKMIAEKEHIPLTQTIFVGDNYNDLHIAQLAGRSIAFNCQSEELKRIAEVIIEEKDLRKIVSFVY
- a CDS encoding non-canonical purine NTP pyrophosphatase (HAM1-like protein;i t is suspected that this protein functions to remove nonstandard bases such as xanthine or inosine); amino-acid sequence: MHINFVTSNDHKVQEAKRILEPEIHLTHIKVEYPELRSDDPCEIVVLAAKQLAETLHIPVVVEDSGFFIHAFNGFPGTCTKYVFQRIGNEGILKLMEFRDGDERLCSYQSAIGYCIPGGKPVSFLGIEEGKVALEIRGKKGWGQDPIFIPKGKTETYGELRKENDVNLFRKRSFEQLRDHLMKVEN
- a CDS encoding MBL fold metallo-hydrolase encodes the protein MEIAVLASGSSGNCTYVSTGKTSVLFDAGISARQVKQRLSLLGKSLASIDAIVVSHEHIDHVRGLPVLSRSGASVFVRKKTHRALPCSLGVIDHCSFFHKDQFSIGDLQITPLEILHDASDPCCFMVQQQDKILGIITDLGNADGQIKDLIAKAHGLVLEANHDEEMLLTGPYPYHLKQRILGEYGHLSNATSANLVLQHATPTLRHIFLAHLSLVNNTPELVLTTFQSALAKRNDLKIMLTMTHREKPTTLLEL